One Coccinella septempunctata chromosome X, icCocSept1.1, whole genome shotgun sequence genomic window carries:
- the LOC123321487 gene encoding J domain-containing protein CG6693-like isoform X1 has product MSSFKENCEKYFGTTNFYEILEVPKDASQKDIKKAYHKLSLVVHPDRVDSPQKLVATEKFKVLGKIHSILQDESKRKIYDDCGEFDDEGDTDFNWMEYWRSLFKKISLKDIQNFENEYKGSETEVRDIKKAYESCKGNMTKMMEYIPFSNPESEPRIIEVVRGLVDKGEVEEYDVFFNEPAKKRRLRHKKYQKEKEEVEKESSENKARREQFSNLEKDYIGSESEYADIKNAYESWKGNMTKMMDSIPFAKIENEPRIISVVRGMVERKEVPKYDIFFNEPLKERKKRHQKFQKEREGVERNSMEDLETVANEIQQRASSSFMNMITSLESKYGNNKRKSITTGKNASKKRKISKK; this is encoded by the exons ATGTCCAGTTTCAAAGAGAattgtgaaaaatattttggcaccacgaatttttatgaaatattggaGGTACCTAAAGATGCCTCACAAAAAGATA TTAAGAAAGCTTATCACAAACTGTCCCTGGTGGTTCATCCTGACCGTGTAGACTCACCCCAAAAGCTGGTTGCTACTGAGAAATTTAAAGTTCTTGGAAAAATCCACTCAATTCTTCAAGATGAAAGCAAACGTAAAATTTATGATGATTGTGGTGAATTTGACGATGAGGGAGACACCGACTTCAACTGGATGGAATATTGGAGGAGTCTCTTCAAAAAAATAAGTCTCAAAGATATACAGAACTTCGAAAATGAATATAAAGGTTCAGAAACTGAAGTGAGAGATATCAAGAAAGCATATGAGTCCTGTAAAGGTAACATGACTAAAATGATGGAATATATCCCATTTTCTAACCCCGAGAGTGAGCCCAGAATAATTGAAGTAGTGAGAGGTTTGGTGGATAAGGGGGAGGTTGAAGAATATGACGTGTTTTTCAATGAACCTGCTAAGAAACGAAGGCTGAGGCATAAGAAGTACCAAAAGGAAAAAGAGGAAGTTGAGAAAGAATCAA GTGAAAACAAAGCAAGACGAGAACAGTTTTCAAATTTAGAAAAAGATTATATTGGGTCAGAGAGTGAATATGCAGATATTAAAAATGCATATGAGTCTTGGAAGGGAAATATGACTAAAATGATGGATTCTATTCCTTTTgctaaaattgaaaatgaaccaagaattatttCGGTAGTTCGAGGTATGGTCGAAAGAAAGGAGGTGCCAAAgtatgatatttttttcaatgaacctcttaaggaaagaaaaaaaaggcaTCAAAAGTTCCAAAAGGAGAGAGAGGGAGTAGAAAGAAACTCCA tggaAGATCTGGAAACAGTTGCCAATGAAATCCAGCAGAGAGCATCATCGAGCTTTATGAATATGATAACATCTCTCGAATCTAAATATGGAAACAACAAACGGAAATCTATAACTACAGGCAAAAATGCTTCCAAAAAAAGGAAGATatcaaagaaataa
- the LOC123321487 gene encoding J domain-containing protein CG6693-like isoform X2: MSSFKENCEKYFGTTNFYEILEVPKDASQKDIKKAYHKLSLVVHPDRVDSPQKLVATEKFKVLGKIHSILQDESKRKIYDDCGEFDDEGDTDFNWMEYWRSLFKKISLKDIQNFENEYKGSETEVRDIKKAYESCKGNMTKMMEYIPFSNPESEPRIIEVVRGLVDKGEVEEYDVFFNEPAKKRRLRHKKYQKEKEEVEKESMEDLETVANEIQQRASSSFMNMITSLESKYGNNKRKSITTGKNASKKRKISKK; this comes from the exons ATGTCCAGTTTCAAAGAGAattgtgaaaaatattttggcaccacgaatttttatgaaatattggaGGTACCTAAAGATGCCTCACAAAAAGATA TTAAGAAAGCTTATCACAAACTGTCCCTGGTGGTTCATCCTGACCGTGTAGACTCACCCCAAAAGCTGGTTGCTACTGAGAAATTTAAAGTTCTTGGAAAAATCCACTCAATTCTTCAAGATGAAAGCAAACGTAAAATTTATGATGATTGTGGTGAATTTGACGATGAGGGAGACACCGACTTCAACTGGATGGAATATTGGAGGAGTCTCTTCAAAAAAATAAGTCTCAAAGATATACAGAACTTCGAAAATGAATATAAAGGTTCAGAAACTGAAGTGAGAGATATCAAGAAAGCATATGAGTCCTGTAAAGGTAACATGACTAAAATGATGGAATATATCCCATTTTCTAACCCCGAGAGTGAGCCCAGAATAATTGAAGTAGTGAGAGGTTTGGTGGATAAGGGGGAGGTTGAAGAATATGACGTGTTTTTCAATGAACCTGCTAAGAAACGAAGGCTGAGGCATAAGAAGTACCAAAAGGAAAAAGAGGAAGTTGAGAAAGAATCAA tggaAGATCTGGAAACAGTTGCCAATGAAATCCAGCAGAGAGCATCATCGAGCTTTATGAATATGATAACATCTCTCGAATCTAAATATGGAAACAACAAACGGAAATCTATAACTACAGGCAAAAATGCTTCCAAAAAAAGGAAGATatcaaagaaataa
- the LOC123322024 gene encoding uncharacterized protein LOC123322024, producing MERFVWFNCVLLLLYTIDGSAVSLNDYELVEFHKPYHKRYYPSFYSWEGANIKDKAEPIEDEYVKYSDLDRKSFSSWLLRMNDAGRIFPNRINRESNENELSFTNERWLDIDLASRSPPFAPRLGRRNVSPFIPRLGRDDKLKFI from the exons ATGGAACGTTTTGTttggttcaattgtgttttactGCTGTTGTATACAATCGATGGAAGTGCCGTGTCTTTGAATGAT taTGAGCTAGTAGAATTCCATAAACCATATCACAAAAGGTACTATCCTTCATTCTATTCATGGGAGGGTGCTAACATCAAGGACAAGGCAGAGCCTATCGAAGATGAATACGTGAAATATTCAGATCTCGACAGGAAGTCGTTCTCATCATGGCTGTTAAGAATGAATG ATGCTGGTAGAATATTTCCTAATAGAATCAATAGAGAATCAAATGAAAATGAACTGTCTTTTACTAATGAACGATGGCTGGACATAGATTTGGCTTCAAGATCGCCCCCTTTTGCACCAAGATTAGGGCGCAGAAATGTGTCTCCTTTCATTCCACGCTTGGGCAGAGACGACAAACTAAAATTCATCTAA
- the LOC123322168 gene encoding uncharacterized protein LOC123322168 yields the protein MTKSILCIGLLAVLFLKNTNCDAPVPDSASLPLEHRGLYGPPLSGPGYAPPSGLLQGGGGSDDPWPLATPDMPQIKHLQVQCEKTHMRVNIEFDRPFYGMIFSKGFYSDHHCVHLKPGTGHLSATFEIFLNSCGMSSSANHNAASYGGPTPSGSYVENTIIIQYDPFVQEVWDQARKLRCTWYDFYEKAVTFRPFQVDMLHAVTANFLGDNLQCWMQIQVGKGPWASEVSGIVKIGQTMTMVLAIKDDENKFDMLVRNCVAHDGKRAPIQLVDQYGCVVRPKIMSKFQKIKNFGPSASVVSFAYFQAFKFPDSMNVHFQCVIQVCRYNCPEPKCGHGLGLSSEYGLPALGSSGHGNNLNTEYGAPLPEYSGVPPAFPDPRHPSGPAGAYSEPNADVVPAPQAQTSSSSTSNPSNLSSPAPQTNGQSGNDIHLPPPPLPGHHGQYNTVKRKSDIEGEFENNLATLGGRPRSVENLPAQLQGVRRKRSPETFNVVVSHVYKREAQEMTDVNTSRTIQVVAPGDVNFALNSAQNNETVVIQSASSADPETICMSIPSFVAGLVMLLLVLIVSSLVAAFLFVRVRAIDRKGASPAFMHTRGYDNSEFVKVAN from the exons atgacgaaatcaatttTATGCATCGGTTTACTAGCAGTGTTATTTTTAAAG AACACAAACTGTGATGCACCAGTACCGGACTCGGCATCTCTACCTTTAGAACATAGAGGCTTATACGGACCACCACTTTCCGGACCGGGTTATGCGCCACCATCGGGATTACTTCAAGGGGGAGGAGGATCGGACGACCCCTGGCCACTGGCCACACCTGACATGCCCCAGATAAAACACTTACAAGTTCAATGTGAGAAGACGCACATGCGCGTCAACATCGAATTCGACAGACCGTTTTACGGGATGATCTTCTCCAAGGGATTCTACAGCGACCACCACTGCGTCCATTTGAAACCTGGAACAGGACATTTGAGTGCAACATTCGAGATATTCCTCAACAGTTGCGGCATGTCTTCTTCTGCTAATCACAATGCTGCAAGCTACGGCGGACCAACCCCTAGCGGTAGCTACGTGGAGAACACCATCATCATCCAGTACGATCCCTTCGTGCAAGAGGTGTGGGATCAAGCTAGAAAACTCCGTTGTACCTGGTACGATTTCTACGAAAAAGCAGTCACTTTCCGTCCATTCCAAGTTGATATGCTCCACGCCGTCACCGCCAATTTCCTTGGTGACAACCTGCAATGCTGGATGCAGATCCAAGTTGGTAAAGGTCCATGGGCATCCGAAGTCTCCGGTATCGTCAAAATCGGTCAAACGATGACCATGGTGCTCGCCATTAAGGATGACGAGAACAAGTTCGATATGTTGGTGAGGAACTGTGTTGCCCACGATGGAAAGAGGGCGCCAATACAACTGGTCGACCAATACGGTTGCGTTGTCAGACCTAAGATCATGAGCAAATTCCAGAAGATAAAGAACTTCGGACCTTCAGCCTCAGTGGTGTCGTTCGCCTACTTCCAAGCCTTCAAATTCCCCGACTCCATGAACGTCCACTTCCAATGCGTGATCCAGGTCTGCAGATACAACTGTCCAGAGCCAAAATGTGGACACGGCTTGGGACTGTCCAGTGAATACGGATTACCGGCGTTGGGAAGCAGTGGGCATGGTAATAACTTGAATACTGAGTACGGCGCACCCTTGCCAGAATACAGTGGAGTTCCACCCGCGTTCCCAGACCCAAGACATCCTTCAGGACCTGCTGGAGCATACTCGGAACCAAATGCTGACGTTGTACCAGCTCCCCAGGCCCAGACCTCGTCTTCCTCGACATCCAACCCATCAAATCTATCTTCCCCAGCTCCACAAACGAATGGTCAATCTGGAAACGATATCCATCTACCACCTCCTCCACTACCAGGTCACCACGGACAATATAACACAGTGAAAAGGAAGAGTGACATCGAAGGCGAATTCGAGAACAATTTAGCTACCCTAGGAGGACGGCCAAGATCCGTTGAAAACCTACCAGCTCAACTGCAAGGCGTAAGACGAAAAAGATCACCAGAAACCTTCAACGTCGTTGTCAGTCACGTATACAAGAGGGAAGCGCAAGAAATGACCGATGTGAACACCAGCAGAACTATTCAAGTTGTCGCTCCAGGAGACGTTAATTTCGCACTGAACTCAGCGCAGAATAACGAAACGGTGGTAATTCAGTCGGCGTCATCTGCAGATCCTGAAACTATTTGTATGTCGATACCCAGTTTTGTAGCAGGACTAGTCATGCTTCTTTTAGTTCTCATTGTATCCAGTTTAGTAGCTGCTTTCCTGTTCGTGAGAGTACGAGCTATCGACAGAAAAGGTGCTTCCCCAGCTTTCATGCACACCAGAGGTTACGATAATTCCGAATTTGTGAAAGTAGCAAACTGA